One genomic segment of Brevibacillus laterosporus LMG 15441 includes these proteins:
- the ilvD gene encoding dihydroxy-acid dehydratase, with product MRQRSDMIKKGFDRAPHRSLLRAAGVRDEDFDKPFIAICNSYIDIIPGHVHLQEFGKIVKEAVREAGGVPFEFNTIGVDDGIAMGHIGMRYSLPSRELIADSLETVVSAHWFDGLICIPNCDKITPGMIMGALRVNIPTIFVTGGPMKAGKTSDGRSISLSSVFEGVGAHQAGLIDDDKLLELEQYGCPSCGSCSGMFTANSMNCLAEALGIALPGNGTILATSPKRRELVTSTASALMHLIKHDIKMRDIVTKDALDDAFALDMAMGGSTNTVLHTLALAHEAGFEYPIERINQVAERAPHLCKLAPASDYHIEDCHNAGGVSAILRELMKREGILHPDRITVTGKTLRENVAEAAILDEAVIHPLDKPYSERGGLAVLFGNLAPEGSIIKTGAVDPSIKKHVGPAICFDSQEEALEGIANGKIKEGHVVVIRYEGPKGGPGMPEMLAPTSQIVGMGLGTKVALVTDGRFSGASRGISIGHVSPEAAEAGPIAFVHDGDIISINMEARTMQLEISDVEMAKRKESWAGFEPKVKTGYLARYSKLVTNASTGGVLKI from the coding sequence TTCGATAAACCGTTTATTGCCATCTGCAACTCTTATATAGATATTATTCCTGGCCACGTCCATTTGCAAGAGTTTGGTAAGATCGTAAAAGAAGCCGTTCGTGAAGCAGGCGGTGTTCCTTTTGAGTTTAACACAATTGGAGTAGATGACGGAATTGCCATGGGGCATATCGGGATGAGGTATTCTTTACCAAGCCGAGAATTGATTGCTGATAGTTTAGAAACAGTAGTTTCGGCTCATTGGTTTGATGGTCTTATCTGTATTCCGAATTGTGACAAAATTACACCAGGCATGATTATGGGAGCTTTACGTGTTAATATTCCAACCATTTTTGTCACAGGTGGTCCAATGAAAGCAGGAAAAACTAGCGATGGACGCTCAATCTCCCTCTCTTCCGTTTTTGAAGGCGTAGGAGCCCATCAGGCAGGTCTGATTGATGATGATAAGCTGTTGGAATTAGAACAATATGGCTGTCCAAGCTGCGGTTCCTGTTCAGGCATGTTTACAGCTAATTCAATGAACTGCTTGGCTGAAGCATTGGGAATTGCCCTCCCAGGAAACGGCACAATTTTAGCTACCTCTCCCAAACGTCGTGAACTTGTTACATCTACTGCAAGTGCCCTAATGCACTTAATTAAACATGATATCAAAATGCGCGATATTGTTACCAAGGACGCACTAGATGATGCCTTTGCTTTAGATATGGCGATGGGCGGGTCTACAAATACTGTTCTGCATACATTAGCGCTCGCCCATGAAGCCGGCTTTGAATATCCGATAGAAAGAATCAATCAGGTAGCTGAACGCGCACCACACCTATGCAAGTTAGCTCCTGCCTCCGATTATCATATCGAGGATTGCCACAATGCTGGCGGCGTATCGGCCATTTTACGGGAGCTCATGAAACGTGAAGGAATCCTGCATCCTGATCGCATTACTGTAACTGGTAAGACACTACGTGAGAATGTAGCTGAAGCAGCGATTTTAGATGAAGCTGTGATACATCCTCTTGATAAACCTTACAGTGAACGCGGGGGACTTGCTGTTCTGTTTGGAAATTTAGCCCCAGAAGGCTCCATCATTAAAACGGGAGCCGTGGACCCTTCCATTAAAAAACATGTGGGGCCAGCTATTTGCTTCGACTCTCAAGAGGAAGCTTTAGAAGGCATCGCAAACGGAAAAATTAAAGAAGGACATGTTGTGGTTATTCGTTATGAAGGACCAAAAGGCGGACCAGGTATGCCGGAGATGCTCGCACCCACTTCTCAGATTGTCGGGATGGGGCTTGGTACTAAGGTAGCTCTCGTAACAGACGGACGTTTCTCCGGCGCTTCCCGAGGAATTAGTATTGGTCACGTTTCCCCCGAAGCAGCCGAAGCCGGACCGATTGCATTTGTCCATGATGGGGATATCATCAGCATAAATATGGAAGCACGTACCATGCAGCTAGAAATTTCTGACGTGGAAATGGCAAAACGCAAAGAAAGCTGGGCAGGATTCGAACCAAAAGTAAAAACAGGCTATCTTGCTCGTTATTCTAAGCTAGTCACCAATGCATCAACTGGCGGCGTATTAAAAATTTAA
- the trmB gene encoding tRNA (guanosine(46)-N7)-methyltransferase TrmB, which produces MRLRNIPGAEDMLRQFPTYVDNPSQYKGKWSDCFGNNNPIHVEIGSGKGRFINTLAARFPSINFIAIELKAEVLYRTAQRTEQKEIPNLKLVQFDAFKITELFEQEELDRIYLNFSDPWPKKRHSKRRLTHFSFLRQYRAVLKQDGEIHVKTDNQHLFEFSLNQFANELFQLRHITFDLHSSEQAATNVMTEYEERFSNRGQHIFRTEALCKPIAPTN; this is translated from the coding sequence ATGCGTTTACGCAATATCCCTGGTGCAGAAGATATGCTGCGCCAATTTCCAACCTATGTAGATAATCCTAGTCAATATAAGGGAAAATGGTCAGACTGCTTTGGCAATAACAATCCGATTCATGTTGAGATTGGCAGTGGTAAAGGACGTTTTATTAATACATTGGCAGCTCGCTTTCCTTCCATCAACTTTATCGCAATCGAGTTAAAAGCAGAAGTGCTGTATCGCACAGCCCAACGTACGGAACAAAAGGAAATTCCTAATTTAAAATTGGTTCAATTTGATGCTTTCAAAATTACAGAACTGTTTGAGCAAGAGGAATTAGATCGTATTTACTTAAACTTTAGTGATCCATGGCCGAAAAAACGTCACAGCAAACGCCGCCTGACGCATTTCTCCTTTTTGCGCCAATATCGAGCTGTGCTAAAACAAGATGGAGAAATTCATGTAAAAACAGATAATCAACATCTGTTTGAATTCTCTCTCAATCAATTCGCTAACGAACTGTTTCAATTACGCCATATCACATTTGATCTTCATTCATCCGAACAGGCTGCAACGAATGTGATGACTGAATATGAAGAACGTTTTTCCAATCGCGGACAACACATCTTCCGCACAGAGGCTCTTTGTAAGCCAATAGCACCCACCAATTAA